TTCGAGGGTCCCGAGCTGGTCATATACGTCAGGAACCCGGAGGCCATAATGCGGGACGGGGAGCTGATAAAGAACCTCGCCAAGGTTCTCAAAAAGCGCATAAGCGTCCGCCCCGACCCGGATGTTCTCCTTCCGCCAGAAAAGGCGGAGGACATGATAAAGACCCTGGTTCCCGCCGAGGCGGAGATAACCAACATAAGCTTTGACCCGTCCGTCGGTGAGGTCATCATAGAGGCCAAGAAGCCGGGTCTGGTTATCGGGAAGAACGGCGAAACCCTGAGGCTCATAACCCAGAAGGTTCACTGGGCGCCGAGGGTCGTCAGAACCCCTCCGCTCCAGAGCCAGACCATCTACTCGATAAGGCAGATACTCCAGGCGGAGGCGAAGGACAGGAGGAAGTTCCTCCGCCAGGCGGGCAGGAACATATACCGTAAGCCGGAGGTCAAGAGCGATTGGATACGCATAACCGGTCTGGGAGGCTTCCGTGAGGTCGGAAGAAGCGCCCTCCTTGTCCAGACCAACGAGAGCTACGTTCTGGTCGACTTCGGTGTCAACATAGCTGCCCTCCGCGATCCCAAGAAGGCCTTCCCGCACTTCGAGGCCCCGGAGTTCCGCTACGTCCTCGACGCGGGTCTCCTGGATGCCATCATCATAACCCACGCCCACCTTGACCACAGCGGAATGCTGCCCTACCTCTTCCGCTACAAGCTCTTCGACGGGCCGATATACACAACTCCTCCGACCCGGGATTTGATGGTTCTTCTCCAGCAGGACTTCATCGAGATTCAGAAGATGAACGGCGTTGAACCTCTCTACCGGCCCAGGGACATCAAGGAGGTCATCAAACACACCATAACCCTCGACTACGGTGAGGTCCGCGACATCGCTCCCGACATGCGTCTGACACTCCACAACGCCGGCCACATACTTGGCTCCTCGATAGTCCACCTCCACATAGGCAACGGCCTCCACAACATAGCCATAACCGGCGACTTCAAGTTCATCCCCACGAGGCTCTTCGAGCCGGCCGTCAGCAGGTTCCCGCGCCTTGAAACCCTCGTCATGGAGTCCACCTACGGTGGAAGCAACGACTACCAGATGCCCAGGGAGGAGGCGGAGAAGAGGCTCATAGAGGTTATCCACCAGACCATCAGGCGCGGCGGAAAGGTGCTCATTCCGGCCATGGCCGTCGGTAGGGCGCAGGAGATAATGATGGTGCTCGAGGAGTACGCCAGGATAGGCGGCCTTGAGGTTCCGATTTACCTGGACGGCATGATATGGGAGGCGACTGCCATACACACTGCCTATCCGGAGTACCTCAGCAGGCACCTGCGCGAGCAGATATTCCACGAGGGCTACAACCCGTTCCTCAATCCGATATTCAAGAGCGTAGCCAACTCACGCGAGAGGCAGGACATCATAGACTCCGGCGAGCCGGCCATAATAATAGCCACCTCGGGCATGCTCGTCGGCGGACCGAGCGTCGAGTACTTCAAGCAGCTCGCCTCGGATCCAAAGAACAGCATGGTCTTCGTGAGCTACCAGGCGGAGGGAACCCTCGGAAGGCAGGTGCAGCGCGGCCTCCGCGAGATACCGCTCGTCGGAGAGGGCGGAAAGACCGAGGTGGTCAACGTCAACATGGAGGTTCACACCATAGACGGCTTCTCCGGTCACGCCGACAGGAGGGAGCTCATAAGCTACATCGCGAGGCTCAGGCCCAGGCCGGAGCGCGTCATAACCGTCCACGGCGAGGCCCACAAGTGCCTCGACCTCAGCACGAGCATACACAAGAAGTTCGGCCTCTCAACGAGGGCCCCCAACAACCTCGACGCCATAAGGCTCAAGTGACAGCCTGGATTAAGAAGTGGTGAAAATGAAGGTCCGCTGTCCGGGCTGCGGGCGCCTCTATTCTTCCCTTATTCCCCCCGGGTGCTCCTGCGGTGAGCGTCTGGAGATATCCTACGATTACGAGAAAGTTGACCCGTCCGGGTGGCGGAACCGTGAACTCGGCGTCTGGAGATACAGGGAGCTTCTGCCGGACGTCCCCGAGGTCGTGAGCCTTCGGGAGGGGGGCACGCCCCTCATAAGGGCCAAACTCGGCCGCGAGCTTGGACTCAGCGTCTTCATCAAGGACGAGACCCGGAACCCCACCGGCTCCTTCAGGGACCGGCTCGCGACAGTCGCCGTCTCCCATGGCATGCCCCACGCAGAAAACGGCTTTGTGGTTGCCAGCAATGGGAACGCCGCTGCGTCCCTTGCCGCGTACGCTGCGAGGGCCGGCAGGTCCGCCTACACCGTCGTGCCGAAGCTCGTGGAGCAGGGCAAGCTCAATCAGATAGTGGCCCTCGGGGCGAAGATCATACGATACGGGGAGAGCGTGGACGAGGGCATAAGCTACGCGGAGGGGCTCGCGGAGGGCAAGGGGCTCTACAACGTCACCCCCGAGAGCAACCTCATCGGCCTGGAGGGTCAGAAGACGCTGGCCTTTGAGCTGTGGGAGGATCTGAATCCCACGCACGTGGTAGTCCCGACAGGGAGCGGCAGCAACCTTTACAGCATCTACAAAGGCTTTATGGAGCTCATTGAGGTGGGTGCGATTGACGAGATGCCGAAGCTGATCGCCGTTCAGGCCGAGAAGTGCTCGCCTATAGCGAGCGAGGTGCTGGGGGTCGAACCCCGGGCCGAGCCGACCAAGGCGCTGGCCCTCTACGTCAAGAGCCCCGTCATGAAAGAGCTCGCCCTTGAGGCTATACACGCCAGCGGGGGAACGGCGGTTCTCGTCGGTGAGGACGAGCTTGACCTGGGGCAGCGGCTCCTTGCACGTGAAGGGATATTCGCGGAGTACGCCTCCTCGGTTATCGTTCCGGCACTCCTCAAACTCGCTGAGGAGGGTTATTTCGAACGTGACGATAGGATAGCCCTTATAGTGACAAGTTCGGGCCTCAAGGGGCATTATTCAGAGAGCAGGGAGAAGTTCAGCGTCGGCGGAACCAAGCTCGAGATACTGAAGCTGCTGAGCGGGGGGAGCATGTACGGCTATGAGGTGTGGGAGGCGCTGGAGAAGCCTCTCAGGTACCAGGCAGTTTACCAGCACCTTCGCGAACTCGAGAGCATGGGGCTTATCGAGGAGACCCACAGAAGGGGAAGACGGGTCTATTACGGGCTGACGGAGAGGGGCAGGAGGTTCCTTGAGACCATGGGGTAGAAAGGTTTTAAAGCCCCTTTTAAAAGCTAGTCGTAGGTGAAGAATGTGAAACTGGCTATCGAGCATAAATTTTCACTCACGGTTTATCTCTGGGGGATCATAACGGGGTTAATCAGCGGAGTGGCCGCGGCAAAGATACAGTACGGGTGGCTCATAGGCCTGGCCCTGTACTTCGTCATCGACAGGTTCGTGCTCGCGGTCATCAAGGGGCTGCCGCCGGATATACCCGAGGAGCGGGCAGTGCTCAAGAAGGCCTTCTGGGGCTGGGCGCTGTTCTGGCTCTACTTCACGATGCTCAGCTATTCACTCATGATCAGCTTTACCCCGCAGTGTTACTCCAATCAGAGCCTGCTGTACAAGATGGTGGTGAACGGGAACGCCACCGTGACCTGTAACCTGACTTCCGTGGGGTGATTGTATGGAGGAACTCAAAAGGTCCGTCGCGAGGGAGGCGCTGAAGTTCATCGAGGACGACATGATAGTCGGCCTCGGCACCGGCTCGACCACGGCCTACTTCATCGAGTACCTCGGCAAGCTCATCATGGAGGAGGAGCTTGAGGACGTCTACGGCGTCCCGACTTCGTATCAGGCGAGGCTCCTGGCCCTCGAGA
The window above is part of the Thermococcus sp. JdF3 genome. Proteins encoded here:
- a CDS encoding pyridoxal-phosphate dependent enzyme, translating into MKVRCPGCGRLYSSLIPPGCSCGERLEISYDYEKVDPSGWRNRELGVWRYRELLPDVPEVVSLREGGTPLIRAKLGRELGLSVFIKDETRNPTGSFRDRLATVAVSHGMPHAENGFVVASNGNAAASLAAYAARAGRSAYTVVPKLVEQGKLNQIVALGAKIIRYGESVDEGISYAEGLAEGKGLYNVTPESNLIGLEGQKTLAFELWEDLNPTHVVVPTGSGSNLYSIYKGFMELIEVGAIDEMPKLIAVQAEKCSPIASEVLGVEPRAEPTKALALYVKSPVMKELALEAIHASGGTAVLVGEDELDLGQRLLAREGIFAEYASSVIVPALLKLAEEGYFERDDRIALIVTSSGLKGHYSESREKFSVGGTKLEILKLLSGGSMYGYEVWEALEKPLRYQAVYQHLRELESMGLIEETHRRGRRVYYGLTERGRRFLETMG
- a CDS encoding beta-CASP ribonuclease aCPSF1; translation: MIRRETFVDDILRDIKAVISQMVPPEARITDVEFEGPELVIYVRNPEAIMRDGELIKNLAKVLKKRISVRPDPDVLLPPEKAEDMIKTLVPAEAEITNISFDPSVGEVIIEAKKPGLVIGKNGETLRLITQKVHWAPRVVRTPPLQSQTIYSIRQILQAEAKDRRKFLRQAGRNIYRKPEVKSDWIRITGLGGFREVGRSALLVQTNESYVLVDFGVNIAALRDPKKAFPHFEAPEFRYVLDAGLLDAIIITHAHLDHSGMLPYLFRYKLFDGPIYTTPPTRDLMVLLQQDFIEIQKMNGVEPLYRPRDIKEVIKHTITLDYGEVRDIAPDMRLTLHNAGHILGSSIVHLHIGNGLHNIAITGDFKFIPTRLFEPAVSRFPRLETLVMESTYGGSNDYQMPREEAEKRLIEVIHQTIRRGGKVLIPAMAVGRAQEIMMVLEEYARIGGLEVPIYLDGMIWEATAIHTAYPEYLSRHLREQIFHEGYNPFLNPIFKSVANSRERQDIIDSGEPAIIIATSGMLVGGPSVEYFKQLASDPKNSMVFVSYQAEGTLGRQVQRGLREIPLVGEGGKTEVVNVNMEVHTIDGFSGHADRRELISYIARLRPRPERVITVHGEAHKCLDLSTSIHKKFGLSTRAPNNLDAIRLK